One Tamlana carrageenivorans genomic region harbors:
- a CDS encoding family 78 glycoside hydrolase catalytic domain — protein sequence MNKDVLFFLFLLASFSGFTQIQPYDLKLEYRENPEGVDVKNPRFFWKVKSEEAGQYQKSYQLVVATSKENIENGVGDVYNSKKVKSSQTTQIIYKGKPLQPATQYYWKVKVWDKNNIPSWSKIATFSTGLFQEEDWKNAQWIAWKPQSAWEKEWWERKDIESKALQFQLPSLFGASMSMFERYYFHYQNPYDASPLLRKSFNVNKKVKRAKAYISGLGYYELFINGERIGNQVLDPGWTDYRKTILYATHDITEQIQNGENLAGVMLGRGNYGQLAYDHWGFYKKDGYVGQPKLLCLIKVQYEDGTEDIVVSDLSWKITGGPIIYDGPHMGEIYDATKEIKDWNMPELDDSSWQNVNPSLHPGGELVAQMCQPIRVTKTFQPVNIKNKGSYGQWIDTGTNSAGWIRLRLKNLKRGQQVTIYYGEHLDPTSSGQPGRLQQMAYIGKGEKEEFAECRFSYKGYRYVQVKGYKTKISKDDVEVKFVHSDVPQVGTFESSDKTVDAVHDICRKSLIFNLHSILTDCPNREKNGWLGDAVTGVEFGMANYDLAALMTKFTRDIFDTQSPEGGLSPIAPSNNYRKGKSTLWSSAGVHIPWYMYQYYGDTRLFENYWDNMMRWVDYSWENNNSKEKDGMFTEIYNDWVPPYDATYRGGGKPGGNEVIASMNFYLVLERLAYMADKLGKNKDKKRLENQRKRIHQGIQKYAFDAEKVEYSGLKPFPEFLPVVNILALDYGIVPEKYKAQLEKRVVENIVEEKDYHLWGGIFSIHSAFEYLPKKGYADMMHKVVINDDWPSFGWMIKEGATTLPEGYKFTSSDMHHFMGAVDNFCYRHIVGINVDQSHPGFQNIILEPNFIKSMEFAKASYNSIHGEIKAEWKKIDKNTYEYYGEVPSNCEAKVVLPSKTETIKSGTFKYVVHI from the coding sequence ATGAATAAGGACGTTTTATTTTTTTTGTTTCTTTTAGCCAGTTTTTCTGGTTTTACACAAATTCAACCATATGATTTAAAATTAGAATATAGGGAAAACCCAGAAGGTGTTGATGTTAAAAATCCACGTTTTTTCTGGAAAGTAAAATCTGAGGAAGCTGGTCAGTATCAAAAAAGTTACCAATTAGTTGTAGCTACTTCCAAAGAAAATATTGAAAATGGTGTTGGAGATGTATACAATTCTAAAAAAGTAAAAAGTTCTCAAACCACCCAAATAATATATAAAGGAAAGCCTTTACAACCAGCAACACAGTATTATTGGAAAGTAAAGGTTTGGGATAAAAATAATATACCAAGTTGGAGTAAAATAGCAACATTTTCTACAGGTTTATTTCAAGAAGAAGATTGGAAAAACGCCCAATGGATTGCATGGAAGCCACAAAGTGCGTGGGAAAAAGAATGGTGGGAAAGAAAAGATATAGAATCTAAAGCGTTACAATTTCAATTACCTAGCCTTTTTGGGGCTAGTATGAGCATGTTTGAACGTTATTATTTTCATTATCAAAATCCATACGATGCTTCACCATTGTTAAGAAAATCATTTAATGTCAATAAAAAAGTAAAACGAGCTAAAGCTTATATCAGTGGACTTGGGTACTATGAGTTGTTTATCAATGGAGAGCGTATTGGAAATCAGGTTTTAGATCCAGGATGGACAGACTATAGAAAAACAATTTTATACGCCACTCATGATATTACTGAGCAAATTCAAAACGGAGAGAATTTAGCAGGAGTGATGTTGGGTAGAGGTAATTATGGGCAATTGGCTTACGACCATTGGGGATTTTATAAAAAAGATGGTTATGTCGGTCAGCCAAAATTGTTATGCTTAATTAAAGTACAATATGAAGATGGTACCGAAGATATTGTGGTAAGTGATTTAAGTTGGAAAATTACAGGTGGACCCATTATTTATGATGGACCACATATGGGAGAAATTTATGATGCAACCAAAGAAATAAAAGATTGGAATATGCCTGAATTGGACGATTCATCATGGCAAAATGTAAACCCTTCTCTACATCCTGGAGGAGAACTTGTAGCGCAAATGTGTCAACCCATTCGTGTAACCAAAACATTTCAACCTGTAAATATTAAAAACAAAGGAAGTTATGGACAGTGGATTGATACAGGAACCAACAGTGCTGGTTGGATACGGTTACGATTAAAAAATCTTAAAAGAGGGCAACAAGTTACCATTTATTATGGCGAACATTTAGATCCTACTTCTAGTGGACAACCAGGAAGGTTACAGCAAATGGCCTATATAGGTAAAGGAGAAAAAGAAGAGTTTGCCGAATGTCGTTTTTCTTACAAAGGTTATCGTTATGTACAAGTAAAAGGATATAAAACAAAGATTTCTAAAGACGATGTGGAGGTAAAGTTTGTACATTCAGACGTGCCACAGGTGGGTACATTTGAATCTTCAGATAAAACGGTAGATGCTGTTCATGATATTTGTCGTAAATCATTAATATTCAATTTACATAGTATTCTTACAGATTGCCCTAATCGTGAAAAAAATGGTTGGTTAGGTGATGCTGTAACTGGTGTAGAGTTTGGGATGGCCAATTACGATTTGGCAGCATTAATGACCAAATTTACTCGCGATATTTTTGATACCCAATCTCCAGAAGGCGGATTAAGTCCTATTGCGCCTTCAAATAACTACAGAAAAGGAAAATCTACACTATGGTCGTCTGCAGGGGTGCACATTCCTTGGTATATGTATCAATATTACGGCGATACGAGATTGTTTGAGAATTATTGGGACAACATGATGCGTTGGGTTGATTATTCATGGGAAAACAACAATTCTAAAGAAAAAGATGGCATGTTTACCGAAATATATAACGATTGGGTGCCGCCTTATGATGCTACCTATAGAGGTGGAGGAAAACCAGGGGGTAATGAAGTTATCGCTTCTATGAACTTTTATTTGGTATTAGAGCGTTTGGCTTATATGGCAGATAAATTAGGGAAAAACAAAGACAAAAAACGTTTAGAAAACCAACGCAAACGCATACATCAAGGCATTCAAAAGTATGCATTTGATGCTGAAAAAGTAGAGTACTCAGGTTTAAAGCCATTCCCAGAATTTCTACCTGTAGTTAATATTCTGGCGCTAGATTATGGTATTGTTCCAGAAAAATATAAGGCACAACTAGAAAAAAGAGTTGTAGAAAATATTGTAGAAGAAAAAGACTATCATCTATGGGGAGGTATATTTTCTATACATTCTGCCTTTGAATATTTACCCAAAAAAGGTTATGCCGATATGATGCATAAGGTAGTGATTAACGATGATTGGCCTTCATTTGGTTGGATGATTAAAGAAGGAGCTACTACACTACCAGAGGGGTATAAGTTTACCTCTTCAGATATGCATCATTTTATGGGCGCAGTAGATAATTTTTGCTATCGGCATATAGTAGGAATTAATGTAGACCAATCTCATCCAGGTTTTCAGAACATCATTTTGGAACCTAATTTTATTAAGTCGATGGAGTTTGCAAAAGCAAGCTACAACTCTATACATGGCGAAATAAAAGCAGAGTGGAAAAAAATAGATAAAAATACTTATGAGTACTATGGGGAAGTTCCATCAAACTGCGAGGCTAAGGTAGTTTTGCCTTCTAAAACTGAAACTATAAAATCGGGAACTTTTAAATATGTGGTACATATCTAA
- a CDS encoding glycoside hydrolase family 88/105 protein: MKNQALKLLTLCVLFGSAMSLKTYAQKGLNHSEIEAKMIKALEWQEAHPIFAIAPTDWTEGAYYTGVARAHKTTKDMMYMAALKNQAYWNNWQTYSRLHHADDVAISYSYIYIGMNDKRPGFVNLDPTKKFLDAHLYEDDVWKAGTDKSTSGKNILWWWCDALFMAPPVLNLYAKHTNQPKYRDEMHKYYMETYNQLYDKEERLFARDMRFVWKGTDKDLKEPNGKKIFWSRGNGWVLGGLALLLDDMPKDYKHRAFYENLFKEIASRILELQPKDGLWRTSLLSPETYDHGEVSGSGFYTFALAWGVNNGLLDRNKYEHAVIKAWKALADCQHKDGRVGWVQNIGASPEPASADSWQNFGTGAFLMAGSEVLKLKK, translated from the coding sequence ATGAAAAACCAAGCATTAAAATTACTGACTTTATGTGTGTTATTTGGTAGCGCCATGTCCTTGAAAACATATGCTCAAAAAGGGCTAAATCATTCAGAAATTGAAGCTAAAATGATTAAAGCTTTGGAGTGGCAGGAGGCACATCCTATTTTCGCTATAGCGCCAACCGATTGGACAGAAGGAGCTTATTATACAGGGGTAGCTAGAGCCCATAAGACGACCAAAGACATGATGTATATGGCAGCTTTAAAAAACCAAGCCTATTGGAATAACTGGCAAACCTACTCCAGATTACATCATGCCGATGATGTGGCTATATCGTATAGCTATATCTATATTGGAATGAACGACAAGCGTCCAGGTTTTGTGAACCTAGACCCAACTAAAAAGTTTTTAGATGCTCATTTATACGAGGATGATGTTTGGAAGGCAGGAACAGACAAAAGTACTTCAGGAAAAAATATTTTATGGTGGTGGTGCGATGCGTTATTTATGGCGCCTCCAGTATTAAATTTATATGCCAAGCATACCAATCAGCCTAAGTATCGAGATGAAATGCATAAGTATTACATGGAAACCTATAATCAATTATACGACAAAGAAGAGCGTTTGTTTGCAAGAGATATGCGTTTCGTTTGGAAGGGTACAGATAAGGATTTAAAAGAACCTAACGGAAAAAAAATATTTTGGTCCAGAGGAAATGGTTGGGTTTTAGGAGGTTTAGCGCTTTTGTTAGATGATATGCCTAAAGATTATAAGCATCGTGCATTTTATGAAAATTTATTTAAGGAAATAGCTTCAAGAATTTTAGAACTGCAACCTAAAGATGGGTTGTGGCGAACCAGTTTATTAAGTCCAGAAACCTACGACCATGGCGAAGTAAGTGGTAGCGGTTTTTACACATTTGCCTTAGCTTGGGGTGTAAATAATGGTTTGCTAGACAGAAATAAATACGAACATGCAGTTATAAAAGCATGGAAAGCATTAGCCGATTGCCAACATAAAGATGGTCGTGTAGGTTGGGTGCAAAATATTGGCGCTTCTCCAGAACCTGCATCGGCAGATAGTTGGCAGAATTTTGGTACGGGAGCCTTTTTAATGGCAGGAAGTGAAGTTTTAAAACTGAAAAAGTAA
- a CDS encoding glycoside hydrolase family 2 TIM barrel-domain containing protein, with protein sequence MKQITLLLFFSFIYNIHAQQVRHIETINESWSFYKGTLDFPFTTNNATKWEQVTLPHSWNTKDILDDEDGYYRGDGWYKKTMIIPQVFEDQQVFLLFEAANQVASLYVNNKKIGEDHIGGYTSFAKDVTSALKTGENEIAIKVNNSHNDEIVPQSADFSFYGGIYRDIQLIITKSVHFEVANLGANAIFVSTPKVSKQKATVSVKSKVVRPKKGDYFIKQSLYDAKNNVIKVEKAKVPYGKDVDLDFSIVAPKLWSPEHPYLYKLVSEIVDKNDRVYDRIENPVGFRWFNFDPQKGFFINGKPTKLIGTNRHQDFLGKANAVSDEIHRNDMRMLKDMGINFLRISHYPQDPAILEMCNKYGFVSTLEIPFVNKAAANEKGKQNTVNMLKEAIRFNYNNPAIGAWNLGNETTMKDPVKLGEDYVNHFVETHKALAKTIKEEDETRYSYSVFFREPAYQDNLGIRVTDLVGYNKYYGWYIEELEDIDKNLRSLVKRSLELDPDKPFILSEYGGGADPRLRSYNPTRFDFSVEYQFLLHKAYLKTILDMPEIVGANVWNYSDFQVEHRKDAVPHINNKGLVSAERKKKDAYYLYQAVLNKTPFLAITSKSWTKRSGVADSKEDTFATQPVTIVGNGKDVEVFLNGTSLGKKAFEFSTATFDIPFVQGHNLIEAISEKDGKLLKDVAFIDFNLIPKDLKSVTNKFEEIAINVGSYCYFIETDNMDYLWMPDKAYEKGGFGYVGGEFLKHPSERRNAIGTDVSVKGTENDPIYQTQRLGIEAYKFDVPNGTYELSLLLAELKTKDDNIMDISVNSRPIWTNLNLKEAYGTDRGVTKRFLITVENDHGITVDFKAKKGITRLSGIKLRKVN encoded by the coding sequence ATGAAGCAAATTACGCTATTACTTTTTTTTAGTTTTATTTATAATATACATGCGCAGCAGGTAAGACATATAGAAACCATTAATGAGTCTTGGTCTTTTTATAAAGGCACTTTAGATTTCCCCTTTACTACTAATAATGCTACAAAATGGGAACAGGTAACACTGCCGCATTCATGGAATACTAAGGATATTTTAGATGATGAAGATGGCTATTATCGTGGAGATGGGTGGTACAAAAAAACAATGATAATTCCTCAGGTTTTTGAAGACCAACAAGTGTTTTTATTGTTTGAAGCTGCTAATCAAGTTGCTTCATTGTATGTCAACAATAAAAAAATAGGAGAAGATCATATAGGAGGTTATACGTCCTTTGCTAAAGATGTGACTTCAGCACTTAAAACGGGCGAAAATGAAATTGCTATAAAAGTTAATAATTCTCATAATGATGAAATTGTACCGCAATCGGCAGATTTTTCGTTCTACGGTGGTATTTACAGAGATATTCAACTGATAATTACTAAATCAGTACATTTTGAAGTAGCTAATTTAGGAGCAAATGCCATTTTTGTTAGTACTCCAAAAGTCTCTAAACAAAAAGCAACCGTTAGTGTAAAATCAAAAGTTGTAAGACCTAAAAAGGGTGATTATTTTATAAAACAGTCTTTGTACGATGCTAAAAACAATGTAATTAAAGTAGAAAAAGCCAAAGTACCTTATGGTAAAGATGTTGATCTTGATTTTTCAATTGTAGCCCCAAAATTGTGGTCGCCTGAGCATCCGTATTTATACAAACTAGTTTCTGAAATTGTAGATAAAAATGATCGTGTTTACGATCGTATAGAAAACCCAGTAGGTTTTCGCTGGTTTAATTTTGATCCCCAGAAAGGATTTTTTATTAATGGCAAACCAACAAAGTTAATAGGAACCAACAGACACCAAGATTTTTTAGGAAAAGCCAATGCTGTTAGTGATGAAATTCACCGAAACGATATGAGGATGTTAAAGGACATGGGAATAAATTTTTTAAGAATATCCCATTACCCTCAAGATCCTGCTATTTTAGAAATGTGTAACAAATATGGATTTGTGTCAACTCTAGAAATACCCTTTGTAAACAAAGCTGCAGCTAACGAGAAGGGCAAACAGAATACGGTTAACATGCTCAAAGAGGCTATTCGATTTAACTATAATAATCCTGCAATCGGAGCCTGGAATCTAGGCAATGAAACAACTATGAAGGACCCTGTAAAGCTAGGGGAAGACTATGTTAATCATTTTGTAGAGACACATAAAGCCTTGGCAAAAACCATAAAAGAGGAAGATGAAACACGCTATTCCTATTCGGTGTTTTTTAGAGAACCAGCCTATCAGGACAATTTAGGCATACGAGTTACCGATCTAGTAGGCTACAACAAATATTATGGGTGGTATATAGAAGAACTAGAAGATATCGATAAGAATTTACGAAGTTTAGTAAAGCGTTCTTTAGAACTCGATCCTGATAAGCCATTTATTTTAAGTGAATATGGAGGAGGTGCAGATCCTAGACTACGTTCATACAATCCTACACGTTTTGATTTTAGTGTAGAATATCAATTTCTTTTACATAAAGCTTACCTTAAAACCATTTTGGATATGCCTGAAATAGTGGGTGCTAATGTTTGGAATTATTCCGATTTTCAAGTAGAACACCGAAAAGATGCCGTACCACATATTAATAATAAGGGGCTCGTCTCAGCAGAAAGAAAAAAGAAAGATGCATACTATTTATACCAAGCTGTACTCAATAAAACACCTTTTTTGGCCATCACATCTAAGTCATGGACCAAACGATCAGGTGTTGCAGATAGTAAAGAGGATACGTTTGCCACACAGCCTGTGACAATAGTTGGTAATGGTAAAGACGTTGAAGTTTTTTTAAACGGAACGTCGTTAGGAAAAAAAGCATTTGAGTTTTCAACAGCAACTTTTGATATCCCTTTTGTACAAGGACACAATTTAATTGAAGCCATTAGTGAAAAGGATGGCAAACTTTTAAAAGATGTCGCATTTATAGATTTTAACCTTATACCTAAAGATCTTAAAAGCGTTACCAATAAATTTGAGGAAATCGCTATTAATGTTGGATCATACTGCTATTTTATTGAAACAGATAATATGGACTATTTGTGGATGCCAGATAAAGCGTATGAAAAAGGCGGCTTTGGTTATGTTGGTGGAGAATTCTTAAAACATCCAAGTGAAAGAAGAAATGCTATTGGAACAGATGTTAGTGTAAAAGGGACAGAAAACGACCCTATTTATCAAACACAACGCCTAGGCATCGAAGCCTACAAGTTCGATGTGCCCAATGGTACTTATGAATTATCATTACTTCTAGCCGAATTAAAAACAAAGGATGATAATATCATGGATATTTCAGTAAATAGCAGGCCTATTTGGACTAATTTAAACTTGAAGGAAGCATACGGAACGGATCGTGGTGTTACTAAACGCTTTTTAATTACAGTTGAAAATGACCATGGTATAACGGTAGATTTTAAGGCTAAAAAAGGAATAACAAGGTTAAGTGGCATCAAACTTAGAAAAGTAAATTAA
- a CDS encoding sulfatase family protein: MILSVVYTSCKSENKEVIIKKEKAVGLELPKRPNILWLVTEDMGAYIPPFGDSTVVTPHLSKLAKEGVIYPNLYSTSGVCAPSRAALATGMYPSSIGANHMRTNSYTNERGLPAYEAVPPSNVRMISEWLRKAGYYCTNNYKTDYQFKAPVTAWDESSPYAHWRNRNDDQPFFAVFNFTDTHESGLFEPYGFREIETRLYHAGDTSYQWKNYGASHANNRMSEAETQQYLSKDTKFNIPPYLPETDLVKRDMWKLYNNIGEMDNQVGAVLQQLEDDGLLENTIIFFYGDHGGPLPRDKRLIYDSGLNTPMIIRFPNKLEAGTSDPQLISFVDFAPTLLSLIGEAPKEYMQGQAFLGKYKSKERSYIHAAADRFDAETDVIRAVRDKRYKYIRNYRPEQGYYLPIEYRERIPAMQELLRLKSEGKLNEDQMQWFREVKPEEELFDCETDPFELKNLATNPEYQDKLVELRKEMDRWLRAIGDDPNLPESELINKLWNGSNTQPITSDPKVSLNNGNITISCDTEGASVGYKIVNAGNKTSKTWHIYNGPFEIPSDATLEIKAHRIGFKPSKAIQVSASDW; this comes from the coding sequence GTGATACTTTCTGTAGTGTACACAAGTTGCAAAAGTGAAAACAAAGAAGTTATAATAAAAAAGGAAAAAGCAGTAGGCTTAGAGTTACCCAAACGCCCTAATATCTTATGGTTAGTAACTGAAGATATGGGGGCTTATATTCCTCCTTTTGGGGATTCGACTGTAGTAACGCCACATTTAAGTAAGTTAGCAAAGGAAGGCGTTATTTATCCAAATTTATATTCTACATCGGGTGTATGTGCACCAAGTCGAGCCGCGTTAGCCACAGGTATGTATCCTTCGAGTATTGGTGCTAATCATATGCGGACAAATAGTTATACCAATGAAAGAGGACTTCCAGCTTATGAGGCTGTGCCTCCGTCTAATGTTAGAATGATTAGTGAGTGGTTACGAAAAGCTGGGTACTATTGTACAAATAATTATAAAACCGATTATCAATTTAAAGCCCCAGTAACGGCTTGGGATGAAAGTAGTCCTTATGCGCATTGGAGAAATAGAAATGATGATCAACCGTTCTTCGCTGTTTTTAATTTTACCGATACCCACGAATCTGGTCTTTTTGAACCTTACGGATTTCGAGAAATAGAAACGCGACTATACCACGCAGGCGATACTTCTTATCAATGGAAAAACTATGGTGCTTCGCATGCTAATAACCGTATGTCGGAAGCTGAAACACAGCAATATCTATCTAAGGATACCAAATTTAATATTCCTCCCTATTTACCAGAAACAGATCTCGTTAAACGCGATATGTGGAAATTATACAATAATATAGGCGAAATGGATAATCAAGTAGGAGCCGTGCTTCAGCAATTAGAAGACGATGGCCTATTAGAAAATACCATAATTTTCTTCTATGGCGATCATGGCGGACCATTACCTAGAGATAAACGATTAATTTATGACTCTGGCTTAAACACACCAATGATTATCCGTTTTCCGAATAAACTTGAAGCAGGCACATCCGATCCTCAGTTAATAAGTTTTGTAGATTTTGCACCCACCTTATTGTCTCTTATAGGTGAGGCACCAAAGGAGTATATGCAAGGTCAGGCATTTTTAGGCAAGTACAAAAGTAAAGAACGCAGTTATATACACGCTGCAGCAGATCGCTTTGATGCCGAAACTGATGTTATTAGGGCCGTAAGAGATAAACGTTACAAGTACATTAGAAACTACAGACCAGAACAAGGGTATTATTTGCCAATTGAATATAGAGAGCGTATACCAGCCATGCAGGAGTTGTTAAGGCTTAAATCGGAAGGAAAACTTAATGAAGATCAGATGCAATGGTTTAGAGAGGTTAAACCAGAAGAAGAATTGTTCGATTGTGAAACAGATCCCTTCGAGCTGAAAAACTTAGCAACTAATCCTGAGTACCAAGATAAATTAGTTGAATTACGAAAAGAAATGGATAGATGGCTAAGGGCTATTGGAGACGACCCTAATTTACCAGAATCGGAATTAATCAATAAGTTATGGAACGGTAGTAACACGCAACCTATTACTTCAGATCCAAAAGTCTCCTTGAATAACGGAAACATTACTATAAGTTGTGACACAGAAGGTGCTTCCGTAGGATACAAAATCGTAAATGCGGGAAATAAAACGTCGAAAACATGGCACATTTATAATGGTCCTTTTGAAATACCTTCAGATGCTACATTAGAAATCAAAGCACACCGTATTGGTTTTAAACCTAGTAAAGCTATACAGGTATCAGCTTCAGATTGGTGA
- a CDS encoding alpha-1,4-L-rhamnosidase, which yields MKHDMVLPHILKYIITCLLFGVILINPIQAQIVLQTDFTDSENARQNIDYNFNVFNRITPLNGVKIKTPLGKPRVCIVRPLGGIVKNGKPDMSKDSYKWDKNSKTFYTDFAVLKKQIDGVINSGYAIHQIVLDNPSWAFQRNKNGELAADSLKVSTYGNAEPPKDYNAWSNYLKDVMKFLVNTYGEQSMLKIQFNIGREIGTPSHWSGTKEAFFEFYKISSSAIREVLPTAKVGTHMLWGSSKNAWGTDFVKWSKANNVNYDFIGVSFYPFYNKSNRTKFKEVYAKDFAVIKDIPEWHKNAKLEMHEYALIKSLNKAGNAFENAPKAQQNSFIVGLMKMFYEHDMQNVFQWGQGTNFEAAQKALFTIQGQTYYTSTKNGNPTLETNDVDAVFTKDVSNNSYSIMAYNYNAKPDATIYEHLNIMAKLDVPPRTKVKVRFAVYNKEKDTMSWSKWKEETTQGNEKSKSVISLNTQLPVFSFLKYEVKL from the coding sequence ATGAAACATGACATGGTGTTACCTCATATTTTAAAATATATAATAACTTGTTTATTATTTGGGGTAATCTTAATAAATCCTATTCAAGCGCAAATAGTTCTGCAAACCGATTTTACAGATTCTGAAAATGCGAGGCAAAATATTGATTATAATTTCAATGTATTTAACAGAATAACACCATTAAATGGTGTAAAAATAAAAACGCCACTTGGTAAACCCCGAGTATGTATCGTTAGACCTCTAGGTGGAATTGTTAAGAATGGAAAACCCGATATGTCCAAAGATTCTTATAAATGGGATAAAAATTCTAAAACCTTTTATACCGATTTTGCGGTATTAAAAAAACAGATTGATGGCGTTATTAACTCCGGGTATGCCATACACCAAATCGTATTAGATAATCCTTCTTGGGCATTTCAACGAAATAAAAATGGCGAGTTGGCTGCAGATTCTTTAAAAGTGTCTACTTACGGAAATGCAGAGCCACCAAAAGATTACAACGCATGGAGTAATTATTTAAAGGATGTTATGAAATTTTTAGTGAATACCTATGGCGAGCAATCCATGCTAAAAATTCAGTTTAATATTGGTAGGGAAATCGGTACCCCATCACATTGGTCGGGAACCAAAGAAGCATTTTTTGAGTTTTATAAAATATCTAGTAGTGCCATTAGAGAAGTGCTTCCTACAGCCAAAGTAGGAACCCATATGCTTTGGGGGTCTTCTAAAAATGCCTGGGGCACCGATTTTGTAAAATGGAGCAAGGCTAATAATGTAAATTATGATTTTATAGGAGTATCATTTTATCCTTTTTACAACAAATCCAATCGTACTAAATTTAAGGAAGTCTATGCCAAAGATTTTGCTGTGATAAAAGATATACCCGAATGGCATAAAAATGCTAAACTAGAAATGCATGAATATGCGTTGATAAAAAGTTTAAATAAAGCAGGGAACGCTTTTGAAAATGCTCCAAAAGCGCAACAAAATTCATTTATAGTTGGGCTCATGAAAATGTTTTATGAGCATGATATGCAAAATGTTTTTCAGTGGGGGCAAGGCACCAATTTTGAGGCGGCTCAAAAAGCACTTTTTACAATTCAAGGACAGACGTATTATACTTCTACCAAGAACGGAAATCCAACATTAGAAACCAACGATGTGGATGCTGTTTTCACTAAAGATGTTTCTAATAATTCCTATAGTATCATGGCGTATAATTATAATGCCAAACCTGATGCAACAATATATGAACATTTAAATATAATGGCCAAACTAGACGTGCCACCTAGAACAAAAGTTAAAGTCCGTTTCGCAGTTTATAATAAGGAAAAAGATACGATGTCTTGGTCCAAATGGAAAGAGGAAACTACTCAAGGCAACGAAAAATCAAAATCAGTAATTTCTCTTAATACACAGCTACCCGTGTTTTCTTTTTTGAAATATGAAGTTAAACTTTAG